The Pseudofrankia sp. DC12 region CAGGTTGGCCCGCCGCATCCGGCGCGGCAGCCCGACCTCGGTCGTCGGCGCGGCCGGGGCCGGCCGCGGCCGGGCTGGGCCGCCGGGCGCGTAGCCGCCCGCCGGCGTGACCGGGCCGAACCCGTCCGCGCGTGGCGGCGGGGCATCGGCGCCCGGCTGCTGGTGGCGCGGGGAGGTCCGGCTCGGCAGGTCCAGCCCGAACCGCGACTCGGGCGAGCCGGTCACTGGGTTCCGCGGCGGGGTCACGGGCGCGCTGTAGGCGGTGGTCGGAGTCGAGTAGGAGGTCGGGGCCTCGGGACCCGAGGCCAGCGGGCCCAGCAGCGGGTCCTCGCCAGCCGCCGGCGGGGCGATCTGCCGCCGCGGCCGGTCGGCGATGAACCAGCTGGACCGGACGGTGGCGAACACCGGCAGGTCGTCGAGCAGCGGCTCGTCGTCGCCCGCGCGCGGCGGCGTCACGCCGAACATGGCCCGCGGGCCCATGTCCTCCAGGCCCAGCGGCGGGACCGGCGGGGCCGGGTCGGTCAGCCGCGGTGGGGCCGGCAGGTCGTCCGGGGACAAGGTGCCCGCGGCGGCGGGCAGCGCGAGGGCTCCGGTCGGGGGGCCCGAGCGGGTGCCGAAGCCGGTGGTCGGCGGGTCGACGTCGTCGTCGGCCAGCCCGGCGCCCAGCGACGGCCCCGGCGGCAGGGCGAGTATCGGCCCACCGAAGTCGATCGGCTCGGTGTCGGTGGCGACCGGGCGCCCACCGACCGCGGCGAACTCGCGGGAGGCATCGGGGCCGGACGGGACGGCCGGCGCCACGTCGGTCGGGGTGTCGTTCTCCGCGGCCCGCAGCAGCGGGCCCGGGATCAGGACGATCGCCATCGTGCCGCCGTACGGCGACGTCCGCAGGCGGACCTTGATGCTGTGCCGCTCGGCCAGGCGGCCGACGACGAACAGGCCGAGCCGCTCGGAGGTGGTCAGGTCGAACGGCGGCGGGTTCTCCAGCCGGTCGTTGAGGGCCTTGAACTCGGCCGGGTTCATCCCCAGGCCGCGGTCCTCGATCTCGATCGCGAAGCCGTTCGAGACCTCGTGGCCCGTGACGTGCACGGGGGTGTGCGGCGGCGAGAACGAGGTGGCGTTCTCGATCAGCTCAGCGAGCATGTGGATCACGTCACCGACGGCGTGGCCGCTGATCGCGCCACCGCCGACCGGCAGGACCTTCACCCGGGTGTAGTCCTCGACCTCGGCGACGGCACCGCGCACGACGTCCTTGATCGGGACGGGCCGCCGCCAGCCACGGGCGGGCTTGGAGCCCGACAGGACGATGAGGTCCTCGGCGTGGCGGCGCATCCGGGTCGCCAGGTGGTCGAGGCGGAAGAGCTCCTCGAGCTCGTCCGGGTCGGTCTCCTTGCGCTCCAGGGCGTCGATGACCTTCAGCTGGCGGTGGATCAGCGCCTGGCTGCGGCGGGCGAGGTTGAGGAACGTGTCACCGATGCTCTTGCGCATCGCGGCCTGCTCGACCGCGGTGCGCACGGCGACCTGGTGCACGGTGCCGAACGCCTCGGCGAGCTGCCCGATCTCGTCGCGGGTTGTCGCGGGCACCGGGAACGTCTCGGCGTCGAGGTCGACCGGCTCGCCCTTGTGGAGCCGCTCGACGACCTCGGGCAGCCGGTGGTCGGCGACCTCCAGCGCCCCCTCCCGCAGCCGGCGCAGCTGGCGGATCATGGGGCTGGCCACCAGCAGCGAGATCAGCACCGACAGCAGCAGGATCAGCGCCACCGCGAGGCTGGAGACCAACGAGTCCTTGACGGCCTTGCTGGAGATCTGGCTCGACGTGGCCACGAGGTCCTCGGAGACCCGGGTCTCGACGTCGTGCATCTTCGCGATCATCAGCTGCGAGGCGGTCGACCAGTCCCCGATGTTGACGTTGGGCGCCTGGCCGCTCTGCTTCGCGGCCAGCATGTCGTCGCGCATCGAGCCGACCCGCTCGATCAGCGAGTTCGGGTTCGTGTCCAGACCGACGGCGTCCGTGAGGTACTGCTTCTGCGCCGGGCTCGCGGTGGCCTGGTACTGCTGCAGCCACGCGGTCTCCTGGCCGACCTCGATGCGGGTCTGCTCCAGCGCGCTGCTGTCATTGAGGAACAGCACCCGGTTGATACCGCCGGTCTGCTGGGACAGCGCTTCCTTCGCCTGGCTGATCGCGACGAGCGTGCTCACGCCGTAGACGACCGCCGTGTCCTTGCTGCCCGACGCGACCTCGCCGTCGAGGCCCAGCAGCGCGGCGACCAGCGGGTCCCAGTACGCTACGTCACCGTTGAGGTCCATCTGCTGCCGGTCGATCGCGTCCCGGTGCGCCTTGAGCTTGGCGAGAATGCCGTCGACGTTCGTGAGCTGGCCACCGAGGGCGGCGCGAGCGGTGCCGGGCAGCTTCGCCTCACTGACGCGGAAGGCCCCGAGCGCGGCGTCGACCTGGGGGCGGGCCGCCTTCATCACCGCGGGCGGGCCGGCATAGTGGGACGCGGTGACGGTGTGAGACCCGAGACGCTCGTTCTGGATGTCGTTGACCAGGCTGTTCACCTCAACCGAGAACGCGGCCAGCGCCTTCGTCCGCTGCGCTTCCTGTACTCGGTTGACGTTCCCCCGCACCTGTATCGCGCTGAGCACGGCAAGGGCGACCAAGGGGACGATGAGAATTACCACCAGCTTCGTTCGGATGGGCCAGTTCTGGAGCATCCGGTCCTCTCGTCCGACGCCCGCGGTCAGGGCGCCTTGGCTACGGGGGTGGCCTGTGGGGCGAGTGGGCGGGTAAACGGCGGGCCGCACCGGCCGGGTATCCGCGCTCTGGCCCCACCGGGCAGCGTGAGCCGCCGAGGGGACCACGGTTTCCCCTCGGTCCCCTGTCCGCCCCCTTTGCCCGGAAGGTAGAGGGCAACTCTACTGACCCCTCGCATCCAAGGGATGACGGGGGATCGGCAAGTGGCCACGGGGCGCACGGCAGTTGTCTCAATCGCATCGGTGAGACAACACCGTAGGCCGGCCGTTTTGCCGCCGATGACCTGTCGTCACACCGCGTAGCCCCCGCGCGGCGACCCACCACCCGCCATCGAGGCGCCGCCGAGAGACCCCTTCGGGCCCGGCCTGAACGAAACAGACCGGCAGGTCGAACAACGCGACGGAATGACAGGCGCGCACCTCTTCATGCCGGGTTCCGGCGGCGTCGGCGCCAAACCCATCGAGCACAACCGATTCATATTCGGAGTAATCTGCGTCACGTCGCATCCCCGCTCGACGCCCGTCGCGATAGTGCTTTCTGGCATACGGCGGTAACCATCGGGAAACAGCGCCCCAAGGCTCCCGCGGAGACTCACGCACCGGCTCACCGCCCGCCTCCCGAGCTCTCCTTGGGGCGATTACCGCCGGCCCGGGATCCCCGCTGTCGCGCCGGCCGCCCGCACCCCGCTCACGCCGCTCCAGGCACTGGCCACGCGTCCGCGACGCACCTGCGCGCCGGTGACCGCGAGGCTGGCGGCGGGCCAGTGAGCACCGCGTCGGGGGGCGGGCCAGCGGGCACCGGGCGGGGTCCGCCCGGGCCGGGCCGAGCCGCTCAGGCAGTGACCATTGGCCCAGATTACATAACATATATTCTTCAGCCACCACCGATCGAGCCATCGCGACGAAGCGGAGAGCAGGATGACCACCACCGACCGCACTGGCGTCGACGGTTCGACCGCGGACGAAGCGCCGCCGCCGACCATCCCGGCCGTCCTGGACCGAGCCGCCCGCCGCTGGCCGTCCGATGAGGCGCTGGTCGACGGCGCCGTCCGGCTCACCTTCGGCCAGCTCGCCGAGGCCGCCGACGAGGCGGCCCGCGCGCTCGTCGCCGGCGGCGTCGAGCCCGGCGACCGGGTCTCCATCTGGGCGCCGAACGGCTACCGCTGGATGGTGGCCGCGCTCGGCATCTACCGGGCCGGCGCGACCCTGGTGCCGGTGAACAGCCGGTTCAAGGCCGGCGAGGCCGCGGGTCTGCTGCGCGCCACCGGCGCGCGAGTCCTGTTCACCGTCACCGACTTCCTCGCGACGGACTACGCCGCGGCGATCCTCGCCGAGCCGGACCTGCCCGCCCTCGGCGAGGTCGTGGTGCTCGACGGCCCGGTGAGCGAGGCCGCCACCGCCTGGTCGGACTTCGCAGCCCGCGCCGCCGCCGTCCCGGCCGAGGTGACCGCGGCGCGCGCGGCGGCGCTCACCGGCACCGACGTCAGCGACATCATCTTCACCTCGGGGACCACCGGGAAGCCGAAGGGCGCGATGCTCGCCCACGGCCCCTCGACCCGGCTCTACTCCGCCTGGGCCGACGTCATCGGCCTCGGCCACGGCGACCGCTACCTGCTCGTCTACCCGTTCTTCCACACTGCCGGGCTGAAGGCCGGCCTCCTCGCGAGCCTGCTGGTCGGCGCGGCCCTGGTCCCGTACCCCGTGTTCGACGTTCCGGCGGTGATGCGCCTGGTCGAGGACGAGAAGATCACCATGCTGCCGGGGCCGCCGGCGGTGTACCAGACGATTCTGAACAGCGACCTGACCGGCTATGACCTGTCGAGCTGGCGGCTCGCCGTCACCGGCGCGGCGGCCGTGCCGGCCGAGCTCGTCCGGCGGCTGCGCGCGGACCTGGGCCTGCGGACCGTCGTCACCGGCTACGGGCTGACGGAGACGACGGGGACCGTCGCCATGTGCCGGCACACCGACGGCCCCGAGCTGGTCTCCCGCACCTCCGGCCGGGCGCTGGAGGGGATCGAGGTCCGTGTCGTCGACGACGCGGGCACCGAGGTGCCGCGCGGCGAGCCCGGCGAGATCGTCGTACGCGGCTTCAACATCATGAAGGGCTACCTGGACAGCCCCGCCGCGACGGCCGAGACCATCGACGCCGACGGCTGGCTGAAGACCGGCGACATCGGCGTGATGGACGACGGCGGGAACATCGCGATCACCGACCGCAAGAAGGACATGTTCATCGTCGGCGGCTTCAACGCCTACCCGGCGGAGATCGAGAGCATGCTGGCCGAGCACCCGGCCATCGCCCAGGTCGCCGTCGTGGGCGTCCCGGACGCCCGGCTCGGCGAGGTCGGCATGGCCTACGTCCTCCCGCGCACCGGCCAGCCACGGCCGACCCCCGCCGAGATCATCGCCTGGTCACGCGACCGGATGGCGAACTTCAAGGCGCCGCGGTACGTCGAGATCGTCGACGCCCTGCCGCTGAACGCGACCGGCAAGGTCGTCCGCTACGAGCTGCGCGACCGCGCTGCCGCGGCCGTCCCTCCAGCCTGACCCGGCCGGCGGGCACCGCGACGTCCCAGGTGGCGGTACCGCGCCGCCCGGGCGGACGATGAGGTCTGCCGTGCACCGGGGGGGACGGGATGGCCGACCAGACCGGCGGGGATTCGAGGCACACGCAGGCCGCGGGGCCGCGCACGTGGCCGGCCACCGGCCCGGGGCCTTACGGCGTCGAACGCACCGACCTCGACGACCATGACCCGTACGGGCGGCCCGACGGCCACCCCGTCGGAGAAGGACCCGCGACCGGCGCGGCCATGCCGGACCCCTACCCCGCCGAGCGCCCCCATCCGGCGGATCGCCCCACTCCGCGGGCACACCCACACCGGGCGGATCACCCGCATCTGGCCGACCTGGCCGGGCGCGCGGACCGGGCCGCCGGCCGGGCCTGGTCCTGGTTCGCGAAGCTCGCCGACCAGGCGACCGCCCACCAGACCACCACCCAGGGCCCGGTGCAGTCGCCCCCGGCCGTCCCACCACACCCGCCTGGCGACGCCGGGACGCCGCGCGGCCCCGGGACGCGGCCCAGGGCGGGGACACCGAACGGGGCGGGGACGCCGCGAGAGGTGGGGACGCCGAACGGGACGGGAACCCCGAACGGGACGGGGACGCCGCGAGAGGTGGGATCCCCGCACGGCGCCGGGACGACCCTCGGGGCCGGCTCGCGGGTCACGGAGGCGCCCGGCGGCGGTCCCGGGCGCTACGTCGATCTCGCTCCCCCGAACGGCATCACCGTCGACCGGGTGGCTCCGCCGGCGACGGCCCGGCCGGCCGCCGCCCCGCCGCGCCCGCCGGAAGCGCTGGTCGGCGAGCTGCCGCGTGAGGACGTCGACGCCGGGCCGTCGGCCCCGCGGCCCGTCCGCCCGACGGTCGGGTACGCGCTGCACGGCGGCGCGGCCGACGCGCACCGGCTGGCGGCCCAGGCGCGGGCGCTGGAGCCGGGCACGGTGGCCTTCCTGACCAGCCTGGGCCTGCGCCCCGGCTGGCGCTGCCTGGACGTCGGCTGCGGCCACGGCCAGGTCAGCATCCTGCTGGCCGGCCGGGTGCGCCCGGGCGGCCAGGTGATCGGCATCGACGCGAACCCGGCGTCGCTCGCCGTGGCCCGGCACAACGCGGCCCGGGTCGGCGCCCGGATCGCCTGGATGAACGCGGACGCCAGCTGGCTGCCGGTCGCCCGAGGCGGCTTCGACCTGGCCTACAGCCGGCTGCTGCTCGGCCACCTGGCCGAGCCCGTGGAGACGCTGCGCGCGATGACCGCCGCGGTCCGCCCCGGCGGGGTGGTCGCCGTCGAGGACATCTACTTCGGCTTCGCCGCCGGCGCCGGCACGGCCCTCGCGAACCCGGCCGTCGCCGAGTTCATCGACCTGCTGTCGATGACCATCCGCGTCCGCGGCGGCGACCCGATGATCGGGCCCCGGCTGCCGGCGCTGCTGACGGCGGCCGGGCTGGTGGACGTGACGGTCGACGTCACGACCTCGCCGCTGCCCGGCGACCCGTCGGGCCGGCTCGTCGAGGAGGCGCTGGAGGCCACCCACGGCACAGCGCTGGCCACCGGGCTGGTCACCTCCGAACGGCTGGACGAGCTCCGTCGGGCGCTGGGCGCGCTGTCCCCCGGCGAGCTCGCCGGGGCGACCGGAGCGGCCCGCCTCTACCAGGTCGCCGGCCACCGCCCGGTCCACCCGCACCACGGCTGACCAGAGGACCGGCCCGGGTCCGCCCCGCTCTCCCGGGAAGAGGGCGGGGGCCGCGGATCGCCCGTCAGGCCGGTCGAGCACGGGTCACCGTCCGGGGGCTCGACCTTGACGACGTCTGCGCCCCAGTCCGCGAGGATCTCCCCGATCAGTGGCCCGGCCAGGTAGGAGGACAGGTCGACGACCCGCAGGCCCGCCAGCGGCAGCCGGCCCGCGCTGCGCCCGGACGACCTCCGCGCCGAGGTCGGCGAGCAGCATCCCGGCGATCCGGCCCGCCCGCGTCACGGACGCCTCCAGCACCCGCACCCCGGCGAGCGCGGCAACCCGCTCCCCCACCGCCGCCCCGTCGCCCTGGCCTGCCGCCACCGCCACCATGCGCCACCGTCCTCGGCTCCGTGCCTGGTACCGGCTCTGCTCTTGGTACCGGCACCGCTCTTGCTACCGGCTCTGCTCTTGGTACCGGCACCGCTCTTGGTACCGGCACTGTTCGTATCAACGGACGTCAGGCCAGGCACCCGAAAGCGCCGGGCGGACTGGATCGCCCGCCCGGGCGGCCCGACCGGCCCCGCCAGGGAACACGCGGCCGGCGGGCAGGCCGGCCGCAGGCCCACGGGTCGGGTTATCCCCAGTAGGGATTGGTGGGCCAGCGCGATCGTCCCGGCCGCCAAACCGATCTACGGTCGAACAGACGTCCCGGGCAGCGGGACTTTGCGGCGCACGACGCGCCGGTCGACGGCGAGAACAGCGGGACGCGAACGAGATGACGACGCGACCAGGTCCAGGGCGGGCGCCGGCCCCCGCGGGCGCGAGACGCTCCCGGGCAGCCGGGGCAGGGGGGTGTGCCCGATGAACACGCTCGGCACGGCGCTGCGGGCGACGTTCGGACGGCGGGCCTGGCTGACGACGATGCTCGCCGCCCAGACGACGCTGCTGGGGACGCTCAGCTTCGCCCTCGTGCTCACGTTCGTCGTCGCCGGCGCGTCCACCGTGTGGCTCATGCCGGTCGGGCTGCCGCTGCTGTGGCTGGCGCTCGCGCTGGCCCACCAGTTCGCGCGGTTCGAGTCCTGGCGGTGCAGGGCCTACCTGGGTGAGCCGTTGCCGCTGCGCCTGGTGCCGCCTGGCGCGTCGCCCGGCTCCGGCTGGCTCGGCCGGGCCTGGTCGCGGATGTGGGCCCGGCTGCGCACCGGCGGCAGCTGGCTGGAGACCGTCTACGCGCTGTTCGTGCTGCCGTTGCTGGGCTGGGTGGGCGGCTGGGTGGTCGCGACGTTCTGGGGCGGCGCGATCGCCTTCCTGCTGTTCCCCGCCTACGGGCACCGGCTGGGCGGGCCCGACGAGGTGGTCGGCGTCGACCTCGGCTACGGCGGATCGGTCGCCGTGCACGTCGTCGTCGGCGTGCTGGCGCTGGTCGCGGCACCGTGGCTGGCCCAGGGGCTCGCGGCGCTGGAGCTCGCCATCGCCCGCCGGATGCTGTGCCCGCGCGGCTCCGAGGCGCTGGCCCGCCGGGTGGCGGACCTGGAGGCCAGCCGGGCCGGCATGGTCACCGCCGCGGCCGCCGAACGCCGCCGGATCGAGCGTGACCTGCACGACGGGGCCCAGCAGCGGCTCGTCTCCGTCGCGATGACGCTCGGGCGCGCGCAGGAGCGGTTCACGGCCGACCCCGACGGCACCCGCGGCCTGCTCGCCGAGGCGCACGCCGAGACCAAGCGCGCCCTCGTCGAACTGCGTGACCTCGCCCGAGGCCTGCACCCCGCGGTGCTCACCGACCGGGGCCTCGACGGGGCCCTCCCGGGCCTTGCCGCGCGCTGTCCCATACCGGTGACCCTGGACGTCGCGGTGGCACCCCGGCCGTCGGCCGAGGTCGAGGCCGTCGCCTACTTCTTCGTCGCCGAGGCGCTGACGAACATCGCCCGGCACGCCGCGGCGCAGACCGCCCGGATCGTCGCCCGCCGCGCCGGCGACCGGCTGGAGGTCGAGGTCAGCGACGACGGCGCGGGCGGCGCCAGTGAGGCTGGCGGCTCAGGCCTGTCCGGGCTGCGCGACCGGGCGCTGGCCGTCGACGGCACCTTCTCCG contains the following coding sequences:
- a CDS encoding nitrate- and nitrite sensing domain-containing protein — its product is MLQNWPIRTKLVVILIVPLVALAVLSAIQVRGNVNRVQEAQRTKALAAFSVEVNSLVNDIQNERLGSHTVTASHYAGPPAVMKAARPQVDAALGAFRVSEAKLPGTARAALGGQLTNVDGILAKLKAHRDAIDRQQMDLNGDVAYWDPLVAALLGLDGEVASGSKDTAVVYGVSTLVAISQAKEALSQQTGGINRVLFLNDSSALEQTRIEVGQETAWLQQYQATASPAQKQYLTDAVGLDTNPNSLIERVGSMRDDMLAAKQSGQAPNVNIGDWSTASQLMIAKMHDVETRVSEDLVATSSQISSKAVKDSLVSSLAVALILLLSVLISLLVASPMIRQLRRLREGALEVADHRLPEVVERLHKGEPVDLDAETFPVPATTRDEIGQLAEAFGTVHQVAVRTAVEQAAMRKSIGDTFLNLARRSQALIHRQLKVIDALERKETDPDELEELFRLDHLATRMRRHAEDLIVLSGSKPARGWRRPVPIKDVVRGAVAEVEDYTRVKVLPVGGGAISGHAVGDVIHMLAELIENATSFSPPHTPVHVTGHEVSNGFAIEIEDRGLGMNPAEFKALNDRLENPPPFDLTTSERLGLFVVGRLAERHSIKVRLRTSPYGGTMAIVLIPGPLLRAAENDTPTDVAPAVPSGPDASREFAAVGGRPVATDTEPIDFGGPILALPPGPSLGAGLADDDVDPPTTGFGTRSGPPTGALALPAAAGTLSPDDLPAPPRLTDPAPPVPPLGLEDMGPRAMFGVTPPRAGDDEPLLDDLPVFATVRSSWFIADRPRRQIAPPAAGEDPLLGPLASGPEAPTSYSTPTTAYSAPVTPPRNPVTGSPESRFGLDLPSRTSPRHQQPGADAPPPRADGFGPVTPAGGYAPGGPARPRPAPAAPTTEVGLPRRMRRANLAPELRRDSPQPARPPSVVAGPRSPEEIRSMMSSFQSNFGRGLADGQGSSDGDDQRKVT
- a CDS encoding FadD3 family acyl-CoA ligase, which codes for MTTTDRTGVDGSTADEAPPPTIPAVLDRAARRWPSDEALVDGAVRLTFGQLAEAADEAARALVAGGVEPGDRVSIWAPNGYRWMVAALGIYRAGATLVPVNSRFKAGEAAGLLRATGARVLFTVTDFLATDYAAAILAEPDLPALGEVVVLDGPVSEAATAWSDFAARAAAVPAEVTAARAAALTGTDVSDIIFTSGTTGKPKGAMLAHGPSTRLYSAWADVIGLGHGDRYLLVYPFFHTAGLKAGLLASLLVGAALVPYPVFDVPAVMRLVEDEKITMLPGPPAVYQTILNSDLTGYDLSSWRLAVTGAAAVPAELVRRLRADLGLRTVVTGYGLTETTGTVAMCRHTDGPELVSRTSGRALEGIEVRVVDDAGTEVPRGEPGEIVVRGFNIMKGYLDSPAATAETIDADGWLKTGDIGVMDDGGNIAITDRKKDMFIVGGFNAYPAEIESMLAEHPAIAQVAVVGVPDARLGEVGMAYVLPRTGQPRPTPAEIIAWSRDRMANFKAPRYVEIVDALPLNATGKVVRYELRDRAAAAVPPA
- a CDS encoding methyltransferase domain-containing protein, with product MADQTGGDSRHTQAAGPRTWPATGPGPYGVERTDLDDHDPYGRPDGHPVGEGPATGAAMPDPYPAERPHPADRPTPRAHPHRADHPHLADLAGRADRAAGRAWSWFAKLADQATAHQTTTQGPVQSPPAVPPHPPGDAGTPRGPGTRPRAGTPNGAGTPREVGTPNGTGTPNGTGTPREVGSPHGAGTTLGAGSRVTEAPGGGPGRYVDLAPPNGITVDRVAPPATARPAAAPPRPPEALVGELPREDVDAGPSAPRPVRPTVGYALHGGAADAHRLAAQARALEPGTVAFLTSLGLRPGWRCLDVGCGHGQVSILLAGRVRPGGQVIGIDANPASLAVARHNAARVGARIAWMNADASWLPVARGGFDLAYSRLLLGHLAEPVETLRAMTAAVRPGGVVAVEDIYFGFAAGAGTALANPAVAEFIDLLSMTIRVRGGDPMIGPRLPALLTAAGLVDVTVDVTTSPLPGDPSGRLVEEALEATHGTALATGLVTSERLDELRRALGALSPGELAGATGAARLYQVAGHRPVHPHHG
- a CDS encoding sensor domain-containing protein: MNTLGTALRATFGRRAWLTTMLAAQTTLLGTLSFALVLTFVVAGASTVWLMPVGLPLLWLALALAHQFARFESWRCRAYLGEPLPLRLVPPGASPGSGWLGRAWSRMWARLRTGGSWLETVYALFVLPLLGWVGGWVVATFWGGAIAFLLFPAYGHRLGGPDEVVGVDLGYGGSVAVHVVVGVLALVAAPWLAQGLAALELAIARRMLCPRGSEALARRVADLEASRAGMVTAAAAERRRIERDLHDGAQQRLVSVAMTLGRAQERFTADPDGTRGLLAEAHAETKRALVELRDLARGLHPAVLTDRGLDGALPGLAARCPIPVTLDVAVAPRPSAEVEAVAYFFVAEALTNIARHAAAQTARIVARRAGDRLEVEVSDDGAGGASEAGGSGLSGLRDRALAVDGTFSVHSAPGTGTTLRVDLPCQN